One stretch of Croceibacterium atlanticum DNA includes these proteins:
- a CDS encoding class I SAM-dependent methyltransferase, translating to MKNSIWAALAAASMVIAAPVQAADSAALEEVLAHPRRADDAARDQYRHPAETLAFFEIEPGMTVVDYLPAGGWYSRILIPYLGPEGRYVAMGPDVTGASEYMQRSGGNLKEKIVTQAAEWDVNGGARLTGYNTGDELPADLTGTVDRVVIFREMHNQLRFGWLHEDMLAIRKMLKPGGMVGITDHRMDEDAPYSISDGGKGYLRQSDVIDLMDVYGFDLVGQSEINANPKDTKDWERGVWMLPPSLAGATDETRERMLAIGESDRMTLLFRKRP from the coding sequence ATGAAGAACAGCATCTGGGCGGCCCTTGCCGCCGCGAGCATGGTGATTGCGGCGCCGGTACAGGCCGCGGACAGCGCCGCGCTGGAAGAAGTGCTGGCCCATCCACGCAGGGCGGATGACGCAGCCCGCGACCAATATCGCCACCCTGCGGAAACTCTTGCTTTTTTCGAGATCGAACCGGGCATGACCGTGGTCGATTATCTGCCGGCGGGCGGCTGGTATTCGCGGATACTGATCCCCTATCTGGGGCCGGAAGGGCGCTATGTCGCGATGGGCCCGGATGTCACGGGCGCCAGCGAATATATGCAGCGTTCCGGCGGCAATCTGAAAGAGAAGATCGTCACCCAGGCCGCGGAATGGGACGTGAATGGCGGCGCCCGGCTGACCGGGTACAATACGGGCGATGAATTGCCGGCGGATCTGACTGGCACGGTCGATCGGGTGGTGATCTTCCGCGAAATGCACAACCAGTTGCGCTTTGGCTGGCTGCATGAAGACATGCTGGCGATCCGCAAGATGCTGAAGCCGGGCGGCATGGTTGGCATTACCGACCATCGCATGGATGAGGATGCGCCCTATTCGATTAGCGACGGGGGCAAGGGCTATCTGCGGCAGAGCGACGTGATCGACCTGATGGATGTCTATGGCTTCGACCTCGTCGGGCAGAGCGAGATCAACGCCAATCCCAAGGATACGAAGGATTGGGAACGCGGCGTGTGGATGTTGCCGCCCAGCTTGGCCGGCGCCACGGATGAAACGCGGGAAAGGATGCTGGCCATTGGTGAAAGCGACCGCATGACATTGCTGTTCCGCAAGCGTCCGTGA